The following are encoded in a window of Artemia franciscana chromosome 5, ASM3288406v1, whole genome shotgun sequence genomic DNA:
- the LOC136027369 gene encoding serine/threonine-protein phosphatase 6 regulatory ankyrin repeat subunit B-like: MKTWKRHFADKGMSMPIEAENVLARYKPRKGHREKKSSRGPSKIVSLRKKKTCNVSFQNSCTLEPVKPGRIFSRSCHETGVRICKIKPSRKRHFEEMSNQCSKAVNRKKRKTHNLNFQNSSAFVPVKAECVPARLLGSCSCKIEPSRKSSGRAPLHDAAADGKLDMCQLHLSKGAYIDTLDLRGYTPLHWAAKTGQISVANYLLKKGANLNLKSKNSEDCGKTPLHFAAAEGKLEMCQLLVSKGAHINSLDDKRLTPLHCAVKEEKIVETRKKGEDKLEIVKLLLSRRADTYISDKYGLLPLHYAAKRNNLDIFQLLYSKTFTLSLTSLHWALEEGQIPVATYLLEKGGIKLLENLNLRFNLYMGAQDSPLHIAATNGELGICQLLVSKGAHINIGYSRTPLHCAARKGHISVAKYLLRKGANPNFQCRGDPFGYTPLHAAAGRGKLDMCQLLVSKGACIDALNNDSHTPLYIAVMKGQLSLASYLIEKGANLYFRTTKTNVKGFNPLICAYTPLHSAAARGQIDMCQLLVSKAMHIDIVDDERLSRGVPIDVLDEHGLTPLHYAARSNKLDCCQFLVSKGAQIDILDDERWTPLHWAVIGREKDYCRMKAGDETEIVKFLLSRGAPTDILDKHGRTPLHYAAKANKLDIFRLLVSKGAQIDILDDERRTPLHWAVIGSEKDYCTMKAGDETEIVKFLLSRGAPTDILDKHGCTPLHYAARDKKLDSCQLLVSKGAQIDILDDERRTPLHWAVIGTEKDDCTMKAGDETEIVKFLLSRGAPTDILDEYGLSSLHYAARDKKLDSCQLLVSKGAQIDILDNERRTPLHWAVIGSEKDDGTMKAGDETEIVKFFLSRGTPTDILDKHGYAPLHYTARDKKLDSCQLLVSKGAQIDILDDERRTPLHWAVIGTEKDDCTMKAGDETEIVKFLLSRGAPTDILDKYGLSSLHYAAKDSKLGSCQLLVSKGAQIDILDNRGLTPFHLALENNNISIASYLLEKGANINLKSNIPFYRCEYTPLHFAAAQCQLDMCQFLLSKGAQVDALDDKRRTPLHWAVNETESFIRQKQREKLEIVKLLISRGATLDVLDENDLTPLFIAVSKRNFAIAEYLLEKKAIYHPPKKENYRVLLEDLINSCSTIEEAAEMKLYSMLCNLAFRTSSNLKSICRYVIVSYACQTNLCDYVEGLNIPNCLKYYLTFEEELQHLGIVHFGHIEIMKFLGKQ, from the coding sequence ATGAAAACTTGGAAGAGACATTTTGCAGATAAAGGCATGTCGATGCCTATCGAGGCTGAAAATGTTCTCGCCAGATATAAGCCAAGAAAAGGTCatcgagaaaaaaagagtagCCGAGGTCCTAGCAAGATCGtaagtttgagaaaaaagaaaacttgtaACGTGAGCTTTCAAAATTCCTGCACGTTAGAACCCGTCAAGCCAGGACGTATTTTTTCCCGATCATGCCATGAAACAGGTGTAAGGATTTGTAAGATTAAACCATCAAGAAAAAGACATTTTGAAGAAATGAGTAACCAATGTAGCAAGGCTGTGaaccgaaaaaaaagaaaaacacataacttaaactttcaaaattcGAGTGCGTTTGTGCCTGTCAAGGCTGAATGTGTTCCAGCCCGATTATTGGGCTCATGCAGTTGTAAAATTGAACCTTCAAGAAAAAGTTCGGGACGAGCACCTTTACACGACGCTGCTGCAGACGGTAAACTAGACATGTGTCAGTTACATCTTTCAAAAGGTGCATATATAGACACATTAGACCTTAGAGGTTACACTCCTTTACATTGGGCCGCAAAAACAGGGCAAATATCTGTTGCtaattatcttttaaaaaagggaGCAAACCTCAATTTGAAGTCTAAAAATTCGGAGGATTGTGGAAAAACACCTTTACACTTTGCTGCTGCTGAAGGTAAGCTAGAAATGTGTCAGTTACTTGTTTCAAAGGGTGCACATATAAACTCTCTAGATGACAAAAGACTTACTCCTTTGCACTGTGCCGTGAAAGAAGAGAAGATagttgaaactagaaaaaaaggagaagataAACTAGAAATTGTCAAGTTACTTCTTTCAAGACGTGCAGATACCTACATTTCAGATAAATATGGCCTTTTACCGTTACATTATGCTGCCAAACGGAACAATCTAGATATTTTTCAGTTgctttattcaaaaacattcactTTAAGCTTGACGTCTTTACATTGGGCCTTAGAAGAAGGGCAAATACCTGTAGCTACATATCTTTTAGAAAAGGGAGGAATTAAGCTATTGGAAAACCTCAATTTGAGGTTTAACCTTTACATGGGCGCTCAAGATTCACCTTTACATATTGCTGCTACAAATGGTGAATTAGGTATTTGTCAGTTGCTTGTTTCAAAGGGTGCCCATATAAACATTGGATATAGTCGAACTCCTTTACATTGTGCCGCAAGAAAAGGACATATATCTGTAGCTAAGTATCTCTTAAGAAAGGGAGCAAACCCCAATTTCCAGTGTCGTGGGGACCCTTTCGGGTACACACCTTTACATGCTGCTGCTGGACGAGGTAAACTAGACATGTGTCAGCTACTTGTTTCAAAGGGCGCGTGTATAGACGCTTTAAATAATGACAGTCATACTCCTTTGTATATTGCTGTGATGAAAGGGCAATTATCCCTGGCTAGTTATCTCATAGAAAAGGGAGCAAACCTCTATTTTCGAACCACAAAAACAAACGTAAAGGGTTTTAATCCGTTGATTTGTGCATATACACCCTTACACTCTGCTGCTGCACGAGGTCAAATAGACATGTGTCAATTACTTGTTTCAAAGGCTATGCACATAGACATTGTAGATGATGAAAGGCTTTCAAGAGGTGTACCTATCGATGTTTTAGATGAACATGGGCTTACACCGTTACATTATGCTGCCAGATCTAACAAACTAGATTGTTGTCAGTTCCTAGTCTCAAAGGGTGCTCAAATAGACATTCTAGATGATGAAAGGTGGACTCCTTTACATTGGGCCGTGATTGGAAGAGAAAAAGATTATTGTAGAATGAAAGCAGGAGATGAAACAGAAATTGTCAAGTTTCTTCTTTCAAGAGGTGCACCTACCGATATTTTAGATAAGCATGGGCGTACACCGTTACATTATGCTGCCAAAGCTAACAAACTAGATATTTTTCGGTTACTAGTTTCAAAGGGGGCGCAAATAGACATTTTAGATGATGAAAGGCGGACTCCTTTACATTGGGCCGTGATTGGAAGCGAAAAAGATTATTGTACAATGAAAGCAGGAGATGAAACAGAAATTGTCAAGTTTCTTCTTTCAAGAGGTGCACCTACCGATATTTTAGATAAGCATGGTTGTACACCGTTGCATTATGCTGCCAGAGATAAGAAACTAGATAGTTGTCAGTTACTAGTTTCAAAGGGGGCGCAAATAGACATTTTAGATGATGAAAGGCGGACTCCTTTACATTGGGCCGTGATTGGAACCGAAAAAGATGATTGTACAATGAAAGCAGGAGATGAAACAGAAATTGTCAAGTTTCTTCTTTCAAGAGGTGCACCTACCGATATTTTAGATGAGTATGGGCTTTCATCGTTACATTATGCTGCCAGGGATAAAAAACTAGATAGTTGTCAGTTACTAGTTTCAAAAGGGGCGCAAATAGACATTTTAGATAATGAAAGGCGGACTCCTTTACATTGGGCCGTGATTGGAAGCGAAAAAGATGATGGTACAATGAAAGCAGGAGATGAAACAGAAATtgtcaagttttttctttcaagaggTACACCTACCGATATTTTAGATAAGCATGGTTATGCACCGTTACATTATACTGCCAGAGATAAGAAACTAGATAGTTGTCAGTTACTAGTTTCAAAGGGGGCGCAAATAGACATTTTAGATGATGAAAGGCGGACTCCTTTACATTGGGCCGTGATTGGAACCGAAAAAGATGATTGTACAATGAAAGCAGGAGATGAAACAGAAATTGTCAAGTTTCTTCTTTCAAGAGGTGCACCTACCGATATTTTAGATAAGTATGGGCTTTCATCGTTACATTATGCTGCCAAAGATAGCAAACTAGGTAGTTGTCAGTTGCTAGTTTCAAAGGGGGCGCAAATAGACATTTTAGATAATAGAGGATTGACtccttttcatttggccttagaaaataataatatatccATAGCTAGTTATCTTTTAGAAAAGGGCGcaaatatcaatttaaagagCAATATTCCATTCTATAGGTGCGAATATACACCCTTACACTTTGCTGCAGCACAATGTCAACTAGATATGTGTCAGTTTCTACTTTCAAAAGGGGCGCAAGTTGACGCTTTAGATGATAAAAGGCGTACTCCTTTACATTGGGCTGTGAatgaaactgaaagttttattagacaaaaacaaagagaaaaactagaaattgtCAAGTTACTTATTTCAAGAGGAGCGACTTTAGATGTCTTAGATGAAAACGATTTGACGCCACTATTTATAGCTGTGTCCAAGAGAAACTTTGCTATAGCTGAAtatctcttagaaaaaaaagcaatttatcatccacccaaaaaagaaaattatcgaGTATTGCTAGAAGATTTAATAAATAGCTGCTCCACTATAGAAGAAGCAGCTGAAATGAAGCTATATTCTATGCTATGCAATCTTGCCTTTCGTACATCCAGTAACCTGAAATCAATATGCCGGTATgttattgtaagttatgcatgTCAGACCAATTTATGTGACTACGTTGAAGGATTAAACATACcaaactgtttaaaatactATTTGACTTTTGAAGAAGAGCTTCAACACCTCGGGATAGTACATTTTGGCCATATcgaaattatgaaatttttagggaaacaataa